The DNA region GACTCTGGTGATTCAAGAAAATCTTTTACTGGGACTGCATTCTTGGGTGATTCATGAAAATCTTCTGCTGGGACAGCACCCTTTGGTGATTCATGGGAATCTTTCACAGGGACTGTGTTCCTAGATTTACCACAATCTTCCCTATCCTCAGGCATACAACCATGAAAACTTTCCACTTTATTACTGAGTGAAGATGTTTTCTCAGCACATGGCAATTCACTGATATAATTTGCTTGCTTAGGCTCATTTGCATTATCCTTTTGCGGAAAGCTAATCTTGTGTAGCTTAATAGTTGAACCTTTTAAGTGACTATTCTTTCTTGTAAACATTGAGGAGCCATAGTCAGCAGCACCAATAAATTTTGCATTCCATCcttcttcaaacaaaaagatATTCTTCTTTTGATATTTCTGTTTGTTGCCAGAGGATGGaccaattttagttttagttttagtttttggCACTTTTGAACAATTCTTTCTGGTCAAAGATTGATTTAATCGCCTCCTTGTTGGTTGATCAGGACTTTCAGAATCGGCTTCTATAGTATCTGAATTCTGTCTGGGTCTGCCTGCCGTATCACTAATTTGATCAACGACTTTTTGTGGCTCTAGCCTATCAGCACCAACCTCAGCAGACTGAGGATTAGAGCACTGACTTTTGGGTGAAGAAACAGTTCCCAGTATCTGCCAAAGCTTCATTCTCAAAGTTTCAGTTTGTCCATTTTCCCCATTATCTCTTTTACCTGCTTTTACTGTTTTATCTGAAACGAGAACTTCTTGTGTAGTAGTAAACATGAATTCTTCCGCACACTTTGATTTTCTACTCTTCATTCCTTTCCTTTTATAGGTCATGCCGTCAAATAATTTCGGATTACTCTCTCCTGACTGTAAAATAAAGGACTTGTTGGCAAAAAACTGACCTGAATGTGTATGTGTCATTTGTAAATCCTTCAGTCCATTGATCTTTTCCTGCCTCCCACCAGCAGCTGGTCTGGTGGAAGCTTGTTTTCTGCAGTAAGCCATCTCTGAAGTTGTAGCATTTTGTTTCAAGGATGGAGTAGTTATCCATGGATAGCTCACCTGATCTGGAGCTTCAGTTTGCTTCTCTGCAGCGGCAGTTTTGGCACTAACACTCCTATTGTTTGCTGCTGTAAAAATTTCATTGCAAGGATTTACTTTTTCAGCTTTTAGAACTGCAGTCTCATCTTCCTTTGCAACCACTGGTTTTTTCTTGGCTAATGACTCTGCTGTAATTCCAATTGAAATCTTTCTAGATTGGCTGGAAGGATGGTAATTGCTGCAAAGACTCTGACAATTGCTCATCTGATCCTGCAatatagttttgaaaatatcaaataaaatattttttcaaaagttcAATAAGGTTGCAGTTAATCTCTTAAACTAGAGAGACCAGCCGTCACCGATTAATGGTCAGGGAATCTGAGTTGAATCTAACCCAAAGCAAGGAACCAATCCTAATTACTGGTAAACTTTTTCTCGGTCTCCACAGAATCGTTACTTTTAATCTAAATAAGCACAACTACAACATCACCACACACTTACGAGACAACAGGGAAACCCAGACTCACAAATTGCAGAAAACTGTGATATCAAACTAAATCCAGTATACATCCCATAGCGCAAGCACATTTATAACTGCTAAGAAAGGAATATCAACAGCTTCTCAGAAATGTCCAAACAAATTCATATTATGCACAGCAAGAATAACACACACATGACAACGAGGGAAAGCAAGGCCCATCAATTGGCACAGAACAACAGTTCCGAGCCAAAGCCTCACACATGCATGCACAGAGAAACACAGGAAGcaatattcataaattaacgCAACTGGGATCCCAATTAAATATGATAACGCATATGTGCAACGAGATTCatcataaatgaaaatatcaaatatcttAAACCCAAAGTGTTACATAATACGAGTTAATAGTGCAAGCAAAATTGTCACAATCAGCATAGACGATCTTTTATCAGTTAATAAAAGCAGATATATGCTAAGTCAACGAAATATACATAAACCTCCGAAGCAACAAAGAAATTTTTGTACTTGGAAActtgttaataataattttctcgCAAAAATCAGCTAAGAAGTAATAAAACTCTTTCCATTTTGAAATAATCTTAACcgttgatatttttgttttgtaaaatttttcgCACACCAGCTGACACCAGCAACAGTTGTACGAAACTAAAATGTCAAATGTCAGTAACTGGATtctgcaaataataataatccacTAAAATCAGCCTTACTGATCATTTTAACATAGCATGAGAAAGGTTCGATTTCCTTTTCACAAAATTCTGGACATCGGTCTAGTAATATCCTTAGTTTCTAACCGGCTAAAAGAATTATCAAGGAAAAGAGTTAAACAAAGCAAAGTATCCCTGGAAAATTCGAAgatcctaaaaaaataaatattgaaacagACTTAGCTTGAATTAACGTAAATTTTCTATCGAAAACACAAACCCTAAAGCATCAAATAAGAAGAACACGAGATTACCCCAAAATCCATCTCGGTCATTCAAAATCTCGAGGTAGCAAAATGGTAAAACTATGCAATTTAAGAATCAACttctcaaaaaaaatttatgaccGATTTAATTCTCAACACACATACTCGAGTTCATATTCCAAATAAATTGAGAAAACTTTGGACGAGATGAATTAACCAAGTTTATAAGGGaacaattatgaaaataaacatCGCTTACAGATTACTTCGCACCGAAAATCGAAGAGAGATCTAATATGGAAATCATACGAGAATAATAATCGGTAGAAAGAGCAAAATAACTTTTAAAGAGATTACTCTCACGAGAGGCGAAGTTTTGCGGATACAAGATGAAGGAGCgggaaaattaaaaactttttgaATTCTGAATATAAACTGCTTAGCAATTTCTAATATGTACTGGATGAGGAGTGCGCACCGCCTCTCTTATGAATAGACAATATTACCCTTAGAggatgttttgtttaaaaactattttattatcaaaattaaaaaaattatcttaaagataaattcttttgaagattattgagtataaattattactatatttaataaaatttgataaaaataaataaatttaaataattattatatttaattagagataataaaataatattaaaatattattttatttagatataattattttaaaatatattttatattgcttgttatattaattaaaaatgagggtatttaaattttaaaaaaattaataaataaaaataaaattataataaagtcaatattagtttgataatcttttaatacctatgGTAAAGatagtaattagattatcatatatattatttgtcatatcacCACCATTGGTAATATAATagtattgtaattttttatcactgagaaactaaataaaagaatataaataataaaagatagaatactaaaataatcttttttgaTTGCCAACCAAATAGccttttaaattgatttttaaaatttttttgaattgtcTATCCGAGGAAGGGGGTGGCCCCACTCGACCAAAATGGGGGGTGTGAGGGTGTGGCCACAAGCCATTCCCCAGGTTTTGGTTGGGCATCTTGATCTCTTAGATGCTGCAAAAGCTCAGGATAATTTGGGGGGTGCGTGGGATGGGTGGGTGGGTGGTGGGGGAACTAATAACTATGTAGCTGGTGTAGCCTTGGGTAGATGTGTGAAGGACCGAAGGGTGCCTATGAAGTTGCAGCAGAAGTGTCCAACTTTCTGTCACAAATGGTGCTGTTGCATTATGTATAATGTACTTGAAGGAAGCTTCCGAAACGCCATTTCATAAACATTTGGTTGATTACTTTGCATTCAGAGCTACTTAGTTTTAGGCATTTTTCCAATTAACTTATTAGTCCGAGTGATAACCCCAGTTACGCATCAGTTTTCCAATTTTCGGGGGAGGACGTGTGATTTTTGGGGGTCCATATCCAGAAAATCAATTCAACGGTTAAACCAGTTACTGTAACAATTCAAGATTAGGTTGGGCTTTCAGGCCCACATAAGATGAGCCAGAGCAAAGTCTTCACACAGAACTGTATAtccttaatattaattaataattaatgaaattattccTAATAGAATGGTGCTACAAGTCTGGTATAAAGTGAAAGTGGCATCTCtaaattattctttataataattacattCCTCTACCTTTCAACATTAACATCTATGGCTCCACAGGAGGGGAGAAGGAGAGTGGACTATTTTAACAccaataaaaggtaaaaatggACCTATTTTTAAAAAGAGGGAAAGGCCCATTCCTCCTCGTTTCATCCAAATTCAGCCGACCTTCTAAAAGCTGAGTTTGCTTGATTTTGAGGTTGGAATTAAGAACAATTTACTGGGTATCAACTTGTTCTCCTAACACTCATAGTAACACCTCCTCTTCTCATCGATATCTATTCTAAATTTCTTCATTCATTTCCTTTTCATACACCGAATCCTACTTTAGCTTTCTTGCACTGCCATGCAAATAATTCCTTATACAATAAGCTACCTGACCTCACGAATTTAACTAGCTGGttgacaaaatttaataatagcGACAAAAAACACTTGTCACACGCCCACAATGTTGcctttttctcttcctctaacaaataaaatattatatgttacCCATAATGGTAGTAAATTGTTGACTTAGTTTACATTTTGTGTAAAGTGGCGACTTAgaacaaatttaagttgaagGTTGAGGAGGGTAGGTGGAGTTTTTACTTGTTGTGTATATAAAGATAAGCTAAAAAGGACATAAAGGAAAGCTTAAAAACTAATTAAGAGAGCGTTTAAAGTCTACGAGATTGAAAAAGATACCAACCTTTGATCCTTTCTACTTTCTCTCTTTACAGGTCGCTACCTTCTCAAAGTTACCACCATGAGATTGGCCAATTGGTTATAGCTAAATTACACTCCCTCAACTTGGCCCCAAAAGGAAAATGACTTTTCGGAAAAAACAAAGTCAAGGCCTGTGATATGTCAATTAGATAGAGAAAAAT from Mangifera indica cultivar Alphonso chromosome 8, CATAS_Mindica_2.1, whole genome shotgun sequence includes:
- the LOC123223179 gene encoding meiosis-specific protein ASY3-like, with protein sequence MSNCQSLCSNYHPSSQSRKISIGITAESLAKKKPVVAKEDETAVLKAEKVNPCNEIFTAANNRSVSAKTAAAEKQTEAPDQVSYPWITTPSLKQNATTSEMAYCRKQASTRPAAGGRQEKINGLKDLQMTHTHSGQFFANKSFILQSGESNPKLFDGMTYKRKGMKSRKSKCAEEFMFTTTQEVLVSDKTVKAGKRDNGENGQTETLRMKLWQILGTVSSPKSQCSNPQSAEVGADRLEPQKVVDQISDTAGRPRQNSDTIEADSESPDQPTRRRLNQSLTRKNCSKVPKTKTKTKIGPSSGNKQKYQKKNIFLFEEGWNAKFIGAADYGSSMFTRKNSHLKGSTIKLHKISFPQKDNANEPKQANYISELPCAEKTSSLSNKVESFHGCMPEDREDCGKSRNTVPVKDSHESPKGAVPAEDFHESPKNAVPVKDFLESPESKNMNHKRDLDDPALTENRHQREDCGKTASRNVVDSPDEILSPTFAFKTPIVSPSPWSTPRTVQMEQDIFSPALEERRHNMGSIRSFRTLRNSKSDCSGSDAETDSPDDAEKLKDSPPRKASPVKGENDSENGQAELSSDGTEDNLGGCSSEDGDPGSSREGSPVINIYDYHKENSPETVTAEKSNFMHCPTNRFCGHGGISFQEFSTPLTSPKGMEETEWFQETPDQNQEDDLDRTITLFAIALDNFRRKMDSETRKKSSEILTSISEGICLQLLDVESQIQTDVGKLTSVSKSKRKHLETRFEEQKEQLELICKKFKEDIHHHLQNFTSTLKVLEADQIELKRKVKKQRTSHQKVLLQLEEAVEAQLSDAQRRITTVHELARKKRLQLKLLIAECLKEGIF